tattattaataacaaagtatatatattttttaatatttatttattattttaacatttatatATTAAACTTTTGAATATGTTAAACATACATATTTATTtacagtatatatattttttattttattagagtattatttttatatttttatcatagagaaatatattttttaaaaaaattttagtatatcgTATAGTAtagtataatatatattttattttagtatttttatattagaaaattaatttaaaattaataaaaattattttttaacatattaaataacaaaaaataacagataaaatacacaataaaaatataatttaccaaCTTACATATATAGGATGatccaaataatttataatatgttcCTTCAAAGCATTATAATTACGAACCattctttaaaataaatataaaataatatttttctttttttactgcCTATTATTTTTTCACCCTTTCCACTAGCAGCAACACCCTTCTTCTTTGATGAGTTCGCAACCCCCTTCTTCCCTCTCACTAACACCCTTTCTTAAAAATGTTACCCTCAAACCTTCTCACTGACTCTTTCTGTGTTGCAGTTGGAGGAGAAGACTCCTTATATAGAGCATGAAGAGGCCACGTTTGCTGTTTATCGGGGACCTGTCCCCTGCATGGTAGCAGCTGTAGCACGCCCCCGAGGTACAGGAACATTGGAACTCCGCTCCGACATCCATAGCATGAGTAGTTAAAGCAAGTGAATGATTTGAAATTCGAGTTATTTCACGGAATAACACTCGTATATATTGAGCTCGTAATGGTACCTCGCAATTCAAAAGTCTCTCTACGGCTGAAGAATGAGCGTGTTCTTGGGCCATCGTAGAAACATAGATAGGGTCGACGACGGAACGAAGAACTCACCCTAGATACAGCTTTTTCGTACACGTTCACTTGCATCACATACACAAGTGCTCTCTGAACCGTGCAATAAGGTCACCCATAACACGGCTCTCCCACTTGAGTTACCTTAGCCCCAGGCAGGCCATGCTATTCAATGATATTGGAAAAACGCCAGCTCCACCTCGCCCCTGCGTGGTGTCAGAAGCGTGCATGCTCGCCGCGTCACTTCGCCAGTGTGTGGTGCGGACACGTTGCTCCGTAACAGGGTTACCACGCCCCTGCGTGTTGACTGAGTTCTCCACTGCCTGATAAATCACCTCACCTTCTAATATTCTCCCAAAACACCAATGGTTTttccataataaaaataatttcccGTGGTTGTTATACGTTCTAAATAAATGACATATATGCTTATATATCAACAAATAAACTTCCAATTACATACTTACACTTCGTGTATCCTACAATAGAACCACTTATATCATTCCAGTAGTTATTAACTGATGCTGCGTGTGtttgtattatcttaaaaaaCAATGAATATTAGTTTTGCGATGATTTAATTTATGCAGTTCATATGTAGAATGCTGTAACTTACTTtgacaaggaaagcacaaattctaaatgaataaattaataaagccaaatactattttagtattttacagCGAATTTGTAGGCCAGGCCAGGGCCTCTTTTTGGCAGGAACATTTATATTTGTAATAAATTCAGAATGAAAAAGTTTTGggatcaataattttttaaaaagttggctaacatttaattattaaaagaaaattgaatgattttacactattagatttaattttacactattaaaaatactattaatagCCAATTGATGATTACAGAACACAAAAATTACTGACCTGTCTGACGCTCTTCGTTAAGAATTTAATATTCCTTTTCTCTTTAAAGTAAAGAAGCAAAGAACTTAGAACTATACTGTCCTAGCGAAATTTGACCCATGAAGGCAATCATGAACAGTACGAAGAATAATGAGTCTGGTTCATGTTTATGAGAGTAGCATAGAGCGACACAGTACACAGACACCATCATGATATCCTATTTCCTAATTCTGCTTCTCATGTTATGTGCTCATGACTTTCTTCCTCCTACCCGTGCCCAATTAGTTCCCACAATTGAGAAATTAGCACTAGCTCAAAATGGAAGAACAATTCTCTATGAATTGGAATCCAAAATCAGTCACATGACACCAGGAAATAATGGTAAAAGAACTACTGTAGTATCGTATAGAGATCAGACTCTCTCCCGCCATACTCAGCTTCATCTACAAAAGGCAAGGCTCATTACTAATTCTTTAATTTATGGTGTATTAGTTATCATTAATGTATATATATCTAGATGATTGGTTTGAGGCTATGGCAGGTGCATGGGATTCTAATCGTTGTAGGATGGGGAACTTTGCTTCCAATAGGAGCAATCATTGCAAGGTTTTTCAAGTGGAAACAATGGTTCTGGTGTCACGTACTGTGCCAAACACTAGGATACATTGTGGGCACAATCGGCTGGTGCATTGGGATATGGCTTAGAACCCTTTCAAAACATTATTTGTCTAAACTCCAACTTGCACTTACCATCATTACCTTCACAATCATAAACTTACAAGTCAGTAGTCCTACTTACCTCTCAATTATGAGACAATTTGATACATATGTTTTACACGTTTCATTTAATAGTAAAATTCACTCTAATTGGTCAACTGTTACACAGATACTTTCCGTGTTGACGATGAGGTCAAATAAAGAAGGTGGTTATCGCAAGTGGTGGAACATATGGCACCATGCTACAGGGTATGCTGCAATTGGAATGGTTGTAGTTAGCATATTTGCTGGGATAAGCACTGAAAAAGAAGCTGAAATTTTGATAAAGGCTTATACGGTGATAATTGGAGTACTGATTGTTGTAGCCGTACCATTACAAATGTTCAGATTCAAGTCTACCATAAAGAAACAGTTTATGCGAATGACTACCAGCTTAAGACGATCACAGAGCATTTagcttaattaagtaattaacttTACGACCATTTGTACAAAGATTAATAACCATTAGTCGCAAGAAATTGCTAGTGCAGCAAAGTTATAATCTTATTATGTACAAGTAACTGCCACATCATTTTGGCAGCATAATTATGGTAAaggttcttaaatattttttcaaacacaaaaaattttggaaatggatcttctcaattgttaaaaaaaattgagagtgtaAAGTGTGATTGAACTCTTGACTTTTCGAATCTAGCGTTCTAATACCATGTACTCATCCCAAAAGTtgaaaaagataacactaatgattatatctctagtACTTCATAAACCTCCagtgtacacattgtacaaatattctattgactcctcatacttttttttttttacaaaattaatggTGAAAGATCATAATTTACTCcttcaattgttaaaaaatattgagaggatccattttcGAAAAgtttagatttattttctttttttttttggtcaagttcTCTATTTGTTTTAGCTGCCCAAAACTGTAAATCCTATTTAGCAGCCCAAAAGTATATCGGGTTATAACATTTTTGTCCAAAAAGAAAAGAGTTGGTAGGTATTTCGCGGTCCTCGGTCTCGAAGATTGGTGTAACCGTGTAGGTATATCTCTGTGATTGAATGGCCACGTCAGCAGCTGCAATGGACGGAGCCGCTGCGGCATCCTTGAGGTCGGTGGTGCAGCGCGTCCACCAGGCCGCCGAGCGATCAGCCCGGACGCCACAACAGGTTCGTGTAGTTGCCGTCAGCAAGACCAAGCCCGTCTCCGTCATCCGCGAGGTCTACGATTCCGGCCACCGCTGCTTCGGCGAGAACTACGTTCAAGAACTCGTCGAGAAAGCTCCTCAGGTCTGTTTATTTCTTCGGTTCGATTCTTcactgttaggatttggttgaattagtcccacattgcttaggatagcaaatggagtgggtggcctaggctataaatatgaggctaagttctccatttgtttttgcaccagtcagaaacactttaagcttgtatctgatttttcttttcctctgtactctttgattagagagtgttgtgaggtgtagttagatatttgctttgaaagagtgtgggtgtactggggtgccggtgagagaaagaagtctatgtgttgtaacaattttcacatagtgatattctctggttgtcatttgacaacggccgtggttttttctccggtaattggagtttccacgttaaattcttgtgttgtgattgtgtctattttatttctctgtcaaaggtgttttctcaagggggaattgtgtcttattcccaacaagtggtatcagagcttcggttcggtgggatttattcttagtatgctctgtggttgcagcctagtctaatctctttggttgctgttgttgttgctggaaggcagtgtgactctgtgagagtgcagtttggaaaaggttctggctaaggaaagacttggtatttaagtgtgtccattgtgacccacctctctttcctggggacccttcctagtgcacggtctacagttgagttataatattccagtatacggttgcaacaatgtcaggatattcaagtgctgtgaagcttgaaatagagaaatttgatggaagaatcaattttggcttgtggcaagtacaagtcaaggatgtgttgatacaatcaggtttgcacaaggcgttgaaggagaagatctctggttgctctctctatgagagaagatgatgttctctagaagacaagaagtatcctcatggtattaccgcactgccatggataaggataagttgtggcaatcgggtccacaattgcacacgggcattggttggcgttgagatgcaaggtgtgtggcggagttaggtcgatggctgaagaacttccaggaaaagccaatttggaagttgcaccatgaattttcagcaaggtttcgatctgtaccaaggcgaaattcttggagtggtctaattccaagtgagtatactttcatggtggagtatgatagttctctgaactatgattgtcggtatagacaatggcagcaaagaattgtcggtgttgacaatggaagctgaagatgtgtgactatttcaatcaaggtggagattgttaggatttggttgaattagtcccacattgcttaggatagcaaatggagtgggtggcctaggctataaatatgaggctaagttctccatttgtttttgcaccagtcagaaacactttaagcttgtatctgatttttcttttcctctgtactctttgattagagagtgttgtgaggtgtagttagatatttgctttgaaagagtgtgggtgtactggggtgccggtgagagaaagaagtctatgtgttgtaacaattttcacatagtgatattctctggttgtcatttgacaacggccgtggttttttctccggtaattggagtttccacgttaaattcttgtgttgtgattgtgtctattttatttctctgtcaaaggtgttttctcaagggggaattgtgtcttattcccaacattcACTATATACATTTGGAATCGTGGATGCTTAGGTTTCGTGAAATTGGTGCAGCTTCCAGAAGATATTGAGTGGCATTTCATCGGAAATTTGCAGAGCAATAAGGCGAAGCTTCTTGTCAGTATGTTATGCATCCTAATCCTTCACTTCGATTTCGATATTCATTATCTATAAAATATCATTTTCGAGCTTTATTCAGTTACAATTTCTCTTTCATTTAAGTTTACTGTAGCTCATGCTGGCATACTTCAATCGTGATAGATTTCCATGATTTGATTGTTCCTCATTTGATTCTTTTGCAGATTCTGTTCCCAACCTTGAATATGTAGAAACTGTAGATGATGAGAAGGTAATTTGTTTTTCTACCTCTCCTTGATAGTTTGTTTGGTGGTAGACCAAGGTATAATATATGCATATGAGTGCATACAAGAAAGTAACTGATTGTATATTGTTCGTTTGAATTTGGTGGTCGCAAAATACTAAGCCTTGGAAGTAATTGTAATATGTCGTTGAAAGTTCTCTATGAATAGGAATATAGGATGCaagttaatttttgagtttgCAAGCTGTCCTTAAATCAGTTACTAGCCTTTGCTAACCAGAGTAGTTATTATAGCCATTTGTTCAATTGAGTTTAGGGATTGATTTTGCGCATGTAGAATTATCTTACATTAATTTTAAGTTCATTTCTGTCCCGCTGATCATTAGTGTTTTATGTCACTTGTTTAAGAATTTTGTTCTGTATACAAGAAAGCGTCATAGAGAATAGTTCtatcaaacaaaatatttgatATATTGAATGCATAATATTGGTGTCTTTTTATATTCCATTGCAGATGATTAACTCATCAAttggttcttcttctttttaattcTCCCTGTCCTCCCTCTTTTTGCTGCTGGCAGATAGCAAATTGTCTTGATAATGCTGTAGCAAACTTGGGCAGGAAACCATTGAAGGTTTTCGTCCAAGTGAATACAAGCGGAGAAACATGTAAGTCACTTGATAGATTTGGTCCTTTCAGTATCCACAGTTTGTTTATGAAATTCACTTGCTAGTGTTGCATGTTCCCTAACCCAAATCGTTTTACATGTCctataaatatgaaaatatcaTCAAATTCACATGAGAACAAAGTTTCCAATTCTTTTATTGGAATTATGGTTAGCCAATAACTGATTCTAACATCACAGATGTATATGTGACTGTGTAACCATTACATTTATCAGAATGAAATGCGTTACAGCATAACTGCTTGGTTAGAGCATGCTGACATAAAATCTGCACcctatatctttttcttttctgtcccATGATAAAATGCTGTTGTTGACGCGGTTTTGTCCAAGAATCACATTCAACTGTTCTTTATTTGCAGCTAAATTTGGTGTTAACCCTTCTGAGTGTGTGGACCTTGTGAAATATGTTAAGGACCGCCAATGCCTCGAGTTTTGTGGCCTAATGACAATTGGTATGCCGGATTATACTTCTACCCCGGAAAATTTTAAGGTGGTGACTGCAATTTTAGGCATGGTTATTTGTTTTGGAGATTCCTTGCTAGTCTTCCTATTTAATCCTTGAGATTAAATTTTCTTTTGTACTATGCAGACGTTATGGAATTGTAGAAGTGAAGTTTGCAAAGCAATTGGAATACCAGAAGATCAATGTGAACTATCAATGGGCATGTCTGCAGACTTTGAGCAAGCtgtaaggaagttttgaaaataCAAGAATTTCATTGAATTGAACAAGTTTTGTGAAATTCTTCATAAGATCTCTTAGCCCACTAACTTCAAAATTGTGCAGATTGAGATGGGAAGTACAAATGTGAGGATTGGATCTACTATATTTGGCGCCAGAGAGTACCCAAAGAAACAAAAGTAGTAGTAGCTCTCATTGTTCGGAGAAATTTTGGGGATCTCGCAGTTTTACTGTTAGTTAAGATGCCTCAGAGCAGCATGGACAAATAATTTAAACTGAAAATAGATATATTGATGACCATGATCTTAGTAGTGAAGAGTCGAAGACGATCGGTAAAAACTGTATTCGGAGTAATCTTCAAGATTTGCGATACATACACTCTGGCTTTATAGTCAAATAACAAATGCAAAACCACCTATTCAACTGAAGCTGAATATCCTGGACATTTTTACCTTATATTAACATCATCACCACCTGATTTATTATATAACTGTGTCATGCATGCAGGATAGTGCGCGTTAGCATGCGTAGTCCCAGCTCtcaaagaaataaataattttcaatgAATCCTTATATATAAGAGAGTATCTTGGTTTGAATGATGCTTGGAGCATCACTAGTATTTCTGCACATTCCCTCAAACCCGAGTTGGGTGACTGAACTAGCTTATATGTGTCGAACTAATTTCATTTATAAAGTTTTTGCTTACTGAGGTTATTAAAAAGTTATTTTGCTAAAAAGAATGTTATAAAGctgagtaaataaataaaatacacataaaaagaattttaaatggATAAAAAAACACACCAAAGtttgtaaatattaaaatacatGGGGAAGATTTTTCGATGGACAAAAATATACTTCAAGTCTAACAAATTCATTTCCAACATGATTCTTTTgtctatcaaaataatttttcgtGTGCATTTTAATATTTACAATTGTATTTTTGTTtactccaaatttttttatgtgtaatatctatttatttttgaaaagtagcattttttttaaaaaaaacaaatgtGATCGTCGATTTGGATGTGGACATTACAAGAAGCttcatgtaattttttatttttcaaatatcttttctgaAACTCATTTTGCCTTCTTCAAGTAAGTCTTTGCGAGACAATTTATACGGTGAGGGCACAGCAAGCAATGATCAGTAATGGGTTATACTGATGCACGCATTCAAACCAAAGGCTCCCTACTTGTTGCTGCTGAAGTTCCCTACCTACAAAACAGTCAAAACCCGGTGGCTGGTACTGTTACCACCACCACCTTCTTCAGCCACCGCCACTCACTCATTCAATGGCCACATCAACTACCTTTCCTCCCAAGGTTCCCACCGCCAAGTCCTCCTCACCTATGCCTCCATGCTCCATTCCCAAATCCCTTCTGATCCCTTCACCTTCCCCACCCTCCTCAAAGCATGTTCCTCCCTCAACCTCTTCCCCCTTGGCCTCCTCCTCCACCAACGCATCGTTCTTCTTGGCTTCTCCCTTGATCCTTACATAGCTTCTTCTTTGATCACTTTCTAtgtcaaattcgggttccctgatGTTGCTCGCAAAGTGTTCGATTTTATGCCTCATAGAAACGTTATTCCTTGGACTACCATTATTGGCTGCTATTCCCACGGTGGTCGTGTTCTTGAGGCTTTTTCCTTGTTTGGTGAGATGTGTTGGCAGGAAATTCAGCCCACTAGTGTTACATTGCTAAGCTTGCTCTCTGGAGTTTCAGAGATTGCTCAAGTGCGGTGTTTGCATGGCTGTGCGGTTTTGCATGGGTTTATGTTTGATATAAGCTTGTCAAATTCTCTATTGAATGTGTATGGGAAATGTGGGAGCATTGATGATTCCAGGAAGTTGTTTGATTACATGGAGCGAAGAGATTTAGTTTCTTGGAATTCGCTGATATCGACCTATGCCCAGATTGGGGATCTGATTGAGGTTCTGCAGCTTTTTAAGACAATGAGGGTGGAAGGGTTAGAGCCCGATCGGCAGACTTTTGGGTCAGTGCTATCTGTGGTCGCATCAAGGGGGGAGTTGAAATTAGGAATGCTAGTTCATGGCCAGATTTTGAGAGGTGGTTTTCACTTGGATGCACATATTGAAACATCACTGATTGTAGCTTACTTGAAAGGTGGGAACGTGGACACTGCTTTCAAAATATTTGAGAGGAGTTTGGATAGGGATGTAGTTTTGTGGACCGCGATGATATCAGGCCTTGTAAAGAATGATTCTGCTGATAAGGCACTGTGTGTGTTCCGCCAAATGTTGAATCTCGGAGTGAAGGTATCTAGTGCTACTATGGCCAGTGTAATTACAGCATGTAGTCAACTTGGGTCTATTCATTTGGGGGCATCCATTCATGGTTACATAATGAGGCAAGAATTGTCATTGGATGGTGCCGCTCAAAACTCTCTTGTTTCCATGTATGCAAAGTGTGGTCACTTGGACCAGAGTTCCATTGTATTTGATAGGATGAGCAAAAGGGATTTGGTTTCTTGGAACACAATAATCAGTGGGTATGCCCAAAATGGCTATGTATGCAAGGCATTGTTGCTTTTCAATGAAATGAGGAGTGATCATCAAAACGCTGATTCAATAACCATTGTCTCCCTCCTCCAAGGCTGCGCGTCAACCGGACAACTTCACTTGGGAAGATGGATACACAGCTATGTTGTAAGAAACGTCCTTCAGCCGTGCATCTTAGTGGACACTTCTTTGGTAGACATGTACTGCAAATGTGGCGATTTGGATGCCGCTCAACGGTGTTTCAACCAGATGCCATATCATGACTTGGTGTCATGGAGTGCGATAATTGCAGGGTACGGCTATCATGGCAAAGGAGAAAGTGCATTTAGGTTATACTCAGAGTTCCTGAAATCTGGAATTAAACCAAACCATGTGATTTTCTTGTCGGTTCTATCTTCTTGTAGTCATAATGGACTTGTAGACCAAGGATTGACCATATACAAATCAATGACTAGAGATTTTGGAATTGCACCAAATCTTGAGCACCATGCTTGTGTGGTTGATCTCCTCAGTCGAGCAGGGAGGGTCGAGGAGGGGTATAACCTATACCGAAAAGTATTCTTAAGGCCTCATCTAGATGTTTTAGGCATAATCCTTGATGCATGTCGAGCACATGGTAATAAGGAACTTGGTGATGCAATTGCCAATGACATTCTCATGCTGAGGCCTATGAGTGCAGGGCATTATGTACAACTTGCACATTGCTATGCTTCAATAAACAAGTGGGAAGAAGTGGGTGAGGCATGGAATCATATGAGATCTCTTGGACTGAGAAAAATTCCTGGCTGGAGTTTCATTGACATACATGGGACCATAACTACATTTTTCACAGATCACAATTCACACCCCCTGTTTCAAGAAATAGTGTTTGCACTAAAAGTTTTGAGAAAGCAAATGATCAAAATGGAGGAAGTTAGCATTAACCTTGAAAGCAATCACATATATAACAATTGTGTATGTCTGAAAAGTGAAAACAGCGGCATTTCCATGAACGGCTGTGATGTTTTGGATTTCCAATGAAGACTTTAATCCATGGCAcccctttttttgttctttaCCTTTTTCTCTCTTATTATTATTTCCAATGAAGGTGATTCGTTATTTACATCCCTCTGCTTCTTGCCATGAAGAGCTGCAGGCATTCAGCAATCTTCTTCTATACATAAAACGAAAGGAACATGTTGTATTCTCTTTTCTAGTATGATGTTACTAGTATTGTTCATAACTTCATATTCactaattttattcattttattaaataggagtataattaaataacttgatgtaaaatataaaaatgacaaTAGTTATTTGAGAATAAGAGAATAAACATCGAGTGTTGACAAAAACCTTCTAGTAATCTTTCTAATTCAAAATTACATTATCATTCACTATGACATTGACATGGAATGTAATTTTAAACAATACTAAAAAATTTCATATTACGTAtacacaattttaaaattatttatattttattatttattttgtagtCTATGTAAACGaatacataataaaatataaaaatataaataatttattaaaggtgaaaattcaggtgaagtcgactttcaggtgaagttgatatctgagaaccatcagataaaaatttaatcaagtgaactgcacctgagtttccacctttattaaataaaagtgtaagtatgaaaattattttattttatatttaaagaaAATCCTGAAGAACTAGTATTAGTAAATTTAATTGAGATTATAACTCAGAAGCATAGGAATTAAAAAATGTGTATCATTTGAGAAACATTAATAATGGAGAAAAGTATAAATAGAATGTGAGTTGAGAGACGCGTGGGGGTAGTAGCTGAGAGTGAGGCAGATACATACGCGAATCTTGAAACCAAATAAAAGCAAAGCACCTGAGAGCTCAGTCAAGCGAAGATCCTGTTCCCCAGTCagtcagttagttagttagttaggtgtgaaaatctactcagaaggaaagaaagaaagaaagaaagagaataaagaaaggaTGAACAGGAGGCAGCGGAGAGCGTTCATGGTGTTGATGTGGACAGTTGGATTCTGTCTCATCGGTTACATCGGCGGCAGACCTCTCTATTGGCATCTCAACGAGTCCCTCTCCACCGTCTCTTCTTGCGCTCCTTGCCACTGCGATTGCTCTCTTGAACCTCTTCTTTCTCTCCCTGACGGTACCTACCTCTTCTTTTCATGCCTTTCAAATGTTTCTTATGCTCACATATTCATCAAAGTGTTTGTTTTCTTATGCAGGATTGAATAACTCCATTTTAGGTCAGTTTTTCTCTCTCTATTACTACTACTCAGAGTTAAACACACATGCAAATACATAGCTGTTATTAACTGCACTAGTTTATATTTTTTGGAGATGTTTATCCTTAATCTTTGCAGCACATACACATAACACATTCAAGTCAGTATAAGTGAATTATATGTTGTGCTTTATATAATAAAAgcatacctttttttttttttcaaatttcaatctaaTTTATAAGTGTTCTGAAAAGGTGAGTTACTGTTCATTATAAATGGTCGGTTACTAAAGTAAAGATAAATGACCATAACGAAGATGATGATTCTGTT
The sequence above is drawn from the Arachis hypogaea cultivar Tifrunner chromosome 4, arahy.Tifrunner.gnm2.J5K5, whole genome shotgun sequence genome and encodes:
- the LOC112795940 gene encoding cytochrome b561 and DOMON domain-containing protein At5g47530 isoform X1, producing the protein MISYFLILLLMLCAHDFLPPTRAQLVPTIEKLALAQNGRTILYELESKISHMTPGNNGKRTTVVSYRDQTLSRHTQLHLQKVHGILIVVGWGTLLPIGAIIARFFKWKQWFWCHVLCQTLGYIVGTIGWCIGIWLRTLSKHYLSKLQLALTIITFTIINLQILSVLTMRSNKEGGYRKWWNIWHHATGYAAIGMVVVSIFAGISTEKEAEILIKAYTVIIGVLIVVAVPLQMFRFKSTIKKQFMRMTTSLRRSQSI
- the LOC112795939 gene encoding pentatricopeptide repeat-containing protein At4g04370-like, whose protein sequence is MHAFKPKAPYLLLLKFPTYKTVKTRWLVLLPPPPSSATATHSFNGHINYLSSQGSHRQVLLTYASMLHSQIPSDPFTFPTLLKACSSLNLFPLGLLLHQRIVLLGFSLDPYIASSLITFYVKFGFPDVARKVFDFMPHRNVIPWTTIIGCYSHGGRVLEAFSLFGEMCWQEIQPTSVTLLSLLSGVSEIAQVRCLHGCAVLHGFMFDISLSNSLLNVYGKCGSIDDSRKLFDYMERRDLVSWNSLISTYAQIGDLIEVLQLFKTMRVEGLEPDRQTFGSVLSVVASRGELKLGMLVHGQILRGGFHLDAHIETSLIVAYLKGGNVDTAFKIFERSLDRDVVLWTAMISGLVKNDSADKALCVFRQMLNLGVKVSSATMASVITACSQLGSIHLGASIHGYIMRQELSLDGAAQNSLVSMYAKCGHLDQSSIVFDRMSKRDLVSWNTIISGYAQNGYVCKALLLFNEMRSDHQNADSITIVSLLQGCASTGQLHLGRWIHSYVVRNVLQPCILVDTSLVDMYCKCGDLDAAQRCFNQMPYHDLVSWSAIIAGYGYHGKGESAFRLYSEFLKSGIKPNHVIFLSVLSSCSHNGLVDQGLTIYKSMTRDFGIAPNLEHHACVVDLLSRAGRVEEGYNLYRKVFLRPHLDVLGIILDACRAHGNKELGDAIANDILMLRPMSAGHYVQLAHCYASINKWEEVGEAWNHMRSLGLRKIPGWSFIDIHGTITTFFTDHNSHPLFQEIVFALKVLRKQMIKMEEVSINLESNHIYNNCVCLKSENSGISMNGCDVLDFQ
- the LOC112795940 gene encoding uncharacterized protein isoform X2 codes for the protein MATSAAAMDGAAAASLRSVVQRVHQAAERSARTPQQVRVVAVSKTKPVSVIREVYDSGHRCFGENYVQELVEKAPQLPEDIEWHFIGNLQSNKAKLLVNSVPNLEYVETVDDEKIANCLDNAVANLGRKPLKVFVQVNTSGETSKFGVNPSECVDLVKYVKDRQCLEFCGLMTIGMPDYTSTPENFKTLWNCRSEVCKAIGIPEDQCELSMGMSADFEQAIEMGSTNVRIGSTIFGAREYPKKQK